From a single Streptomyces sp. NBC_01264 genomic region:
- a CDS encoding TerD family protein — translation MAREFQRGHKAKISDLTAGTDLYVGVQIAGPGLAIDISCFGLDVNEQLSDDRYFVFFNQPKSPEESIQQLGAQAGDTESFRVTLDRIPANIHKLSFAASIDGAGQMSQVGPGYIRIVAGGEEVVRYSFSGSEFSTERALMIGDFYLKDVWRFAAVGQGFDGGLAALLQNFGGEVAEEEQPAPQAQAPAGAPGFAPPPQGSAPAPSFGAPVQAQPPAPAPSFGAPPQAPAPAQAPAPAPYQQPVHAAPTMAAPTGAPLAPPAPAPYGQVPPPAPAPVPYGQQPQPSYGQVPGQQQPAFGQQPQGYGQPAQAVPAAGAGLAAALQPYKEAPTGVRWTPQNQQLMRVDLAMGGQAVLARQGSMVLYQGKVDFSYKGAGFAGRVVGNATGQEMQLMRCTGRGQVFLAENGAHLHAIELQGDGICVSAENVLAFDESLQHEIRRIEGHGIPGGALFTMQFQGTGTVIVKTHGVPVVLPVTPTTFADSNAIVAWSSAAQVIISSQVRLRRNAYPGHSGETVNLQFRGAPGNFIVVQPYEV, via the coding sequence ATGGCCAGGGAATTCCAACGCGGTCACAAGGCCAAAATCAGTGATCTGACGGCGGGCACGGACCTCTACGTGGGTGTCCAGATCGCCGGGCCCGGGCTCGCCATCGACATCAGCTGCTTCGGCCTCGACGTCAACGAACAGCTTTCGGACGACCGCTACTTCGTCTTCTTCAACCAGCCGAAGTCGCCGGAGGAGTCCATCCAGCAGCTCGGCGCGCAGGCCGGCGACACGGAATCCTTCCGGGTGACCCTGGACCGCATTCCGGCCAACATCCACAAGCTCTCCTTCGCCGCCTCGATCGACGGCGCCGGGCAGATGTCGCAGGTCGGACCCGGCTACATCCGCATCGTGGCGGGTGGCGAGGAGGTCGTCCGGTACTCCTTCTCGGGCTCGGAGTTCAGCACCGAGCGCGCGCTGATGATCGGCGACTTCTACCTCAAGGACGTGTGGCGCTTCGCCGCCGTCGGCCAGGGCTTCGACGGAGGTCTCGCCGCGCTGCTCCAGAACTTCGGCGGCGAGGTCGCCGAGGAGGAGCAGCCCGCGCCGCAGGCGCAGGCCCCGGCCGGTGCCCCCGGCTTCGCACCGCCGCCGCAGGGCAGCGCCCCCGCACCGTCCTTCGGTGCTCCCGTCCAGGCGCAGCCCCCGGCCCCGGCGCCCTCCTTCGGTGCGCCGCCCCAGGCTCCGGCGCCCGCCCAGGCCCCCGCCCCGGCGCCCTACCAGCAGCCCGTCCACGCGGCCCCCACCATGGCCGCACCGACCGGTGCCCCCCTGGCCCCGCCCGCCCCCGCGCCCTACGGGCAGGTTCCGCCGCCCGCCCCGGCCCCCGTGCCGTACGGGCAGCAGCCGCAGCCCTCGTACGGCCAGGTCCCCGGCCAGCAGCAGCCCGCCTTCGGGCAGCAGCCCCAGGGCTACGGCCAGCCCGCCCAGGCGGTGCCCGCCGCCGGCGCCGGACTCGCCGCCGCCCTCCAGCCGTACAAGGAAGCCCCCACCGGAGTCCGCTGGACCCCGCAGAACCAGCAGCTCATGCGCGTCGACCTGGCCATGGGCGGCCAGGCCGTCCTCGCCCGCCAGGGCAGCATGGTGCTCTACCAGGGCAAGGTCGACTTCAGCTACAAGGGCGCGGGCTTCGCCGGCCGCGTCGTCGGCAACGCCACCGGCCAGGAGATGCAGCTGATGCGCTGCACCGGCCGCGGCCAGGTCTTCCTCGCGGAGAACGGCGCCCACCTGCACGCCATCGAGCTCCAGGGCGACGGCATCTGCGTCTCCGCCGAGAACGTCCTCGCCTTCGACGAGTCGCTCCAGCACGAGATCCGCCGCATCGAGGGCCACGGCATCCCGGGCGGCGCGCTGTTCACGATGCAGTTCCAGGGCACCGGCACGGTGATCGTCAAGACGCACGGCGTGCCCGTCGTCCTGCCCGTCACCCCGACCACCTTCGCGGACAGCAACGCCATAGTCGCGTGGTCCTCGGCCGCCCAGGTGATCATCTCCAGCCAGGTCCGGCTGCGCCGAAACGCCTACCCCGGCCACAGCGGGGAGACCGTGAACCTCCAGTTCCGCGGCGCCCCCGGCAACTTCATCGTCGTCCAGCCGTACGAGGTCTGA
- a CDS encoding GntR family transcriptional regulator → MKPYEKIAADLRRRIEAGEWAAGDTLPTTDQLVAHYEHSRQTVRTAVEVLARDGLVRVVKRSGTIVQDRSVGRRRIARSTTVMRDPLRGYVFPAASRPDEPWEVHGQPKRMLAPIPSGVAERLGLEAGLEVMRRRRVTSPAGEPPFQIADAWIHPDALREAPQAGEISTGPGGYLDRIEEAGHGPLEWEETTRIRMPAKEEASLLQVAMEMPVWEMTTVGFSARTGQPVEASVRVIPADRAELVSKLQRGPSAQWPVEPVTPKA, encoded by the coding sequence ATGAAGCCATACGAGAAAATTGCCGCTGACCTGCGGCGTCGCATCGAAGCGGGCGAATGGGCTGCGGGGGACACGCTGCCTACGACTGACCAGCTTGTGGCCCACTATGAGCACTCTCGGCAGACTGTCCGGACTGCAGTTGAGGTGCTCGCCCGCGACGGGCTCGTTCGAGTCGTCAAGCGCAGCGGGACGATCGTTCAGGACAGGTCGGTGGGCCGGCGGCGCATCGCTCGGTCGACCACCGTCATGCGTGACCCGCTCCGCGGATACGTCTTCCCGGCGGCGAGCCGGCCGGATGAACCGTGGGAGGTTCACGGTCAGCCCAAGCGCATGCTTGCGCCGATTCCCTCCGGCGTCGCTGAGCGGCTCGGCCTGGAGGCTGGCCTGGAGGTGATGCGCAGGCGCCGGGTTACCAGCCCTGCAGGGGAGCCCCCCTTCCAGATCGCCGATGCCTGGATCCACCCTGACGCCCTCCGGGAGGCGCCCCAGGCAGGAGAGATCAGCACAGGGCCGGGGGGTTACCTGGACCGAATCGAGGAAGCCGGCCATGGCCCCCTCGAGTGGGAAGAGACCACACGGATTCGCATGCCGGCCAAGGAAGAGGCCAGCCTGCTCCAGGTCGCCATGGAGATGCCTGTCTGGGAAATGACCACGGTCGGGTTCTCCGCCCGGACGGGGCAACCTGTCGAAGCGTCTGTCCGCGTGATCCCCGCCGATAGGGCAGAACTGGTCTCCAAGCTCCAGCGAGGCCCCTCGGCGCAGTGGCCCGTGGAACCCGTGACTCCGAAGGCGTGA
- a CDS encoding M48 metallopeptidase family protein, whose protein sequence is MSADPPQSAVEVRRSARRRRTVSAYREGDRTVVLIPARMSEAEEQRWVGVMLDKLAAQESKRTLGDAELAERAGRLSEQYFGGRARPRTVRWVTNQNTRWGSCTPAEGSIRLSHRIQAMPEYVVDYVLLHELAHLLVPGHGPRFWELLEAYPRTERARGYLEGVVAAERLPKVPAAREE, encoded by the coding sequence GTGTCAGCCGATCCACCGCAGAGCGCCGTCGAAGTCCGCCGGAGCGCGCGCCGCCGAAGGACCGTGTCCGCCTACCGCGAGGGTGACCGTACGGTCGTCCTCATCCCTGCCCGGATGTCCGAGGCCGAGGAGCAGCGCTGGGTGGGCGTCATGCTCGACAAGCTGGCGGCCCAGGAGAGCAAGCGCACCCTCGGGGACGCGGAACTCGCCGAGCGGGCCGGCCGTCTGTCCGAGCAGTACTTCGGCGGCCGCGCCCGCCCCCGCACGGTCCGCTGGGTCACCAACCAGAACACCCGCTGGGGCTCCTGCACCCCGGCCGAAGGCAGCATCCGGCTCTCGCACCGCATCCAGGCGATGCCGGAGTACGTCGTCGACTACGTGCTGCTGCACGAGCTGGCGCACCTCCTCGTGCCCGGCCACGGTCCCCGTTTCTGGGAACTGCTGGAGGCGTACCCGCGCACCGAGCGGGCGCGCGGGTACCTCGAAGGGGTCGTCGCCGCCGAACGCCTTCCGAAGGTTCCGGCCGCTCGCGAGGAATGA
- a CDS encoding ThiF family adenylyltransferase, with protein MYPKVKPALARAWRDLQTVQFGVTPAHAVVLGPVDTATGSLLDLIDGTRGMELLRTEGKGMGLPDGRVDEVVRRLAAAGLLDDATAGGPRAQAVRDRPETLERLGPDLGSLSLVHPRPGGDLQGVAARRVIRVQVRGSGRVGAVIASVLAGAGIGRVEVLDGGRTQPADVAPGGLGPGSVGRLRAEAARTAVRDAAPGRGPRAGESEGPEPGLALVVVAPRDGLQSWAPDPQTASDWITTGTPHLYAGVLEGTGLVGPLVLPGATACAGCMERERIDRDPAWPRMLVQWRSAHRRRTAAACDLGLSTAVAGLAAAHALSFLDGELPASTATRWEASLPALHWESTPVHPHPDCPCEASRVPVAQGVGA; from the coding sequence ATGTATCCGAAGGTGAAGCCGGCGCTGGCACGGGCATGGCGGGATCTGCAGACGGTGCAATTCGGGGTGACGCCCGCCCACGCGGTGGTGCTCGGCCCGGTGGACACGGCGACGGGCTCGCTCCTCGACCTGATCGACGGGACGCGGGGCATGGAGCTGCTCCGGACGGAGGGCAAGGGGATGGGGCTTCCGGACGGCCGGGTCGACGAGGTGGTGCGCAGGCTGGCGGCGGCCGGGCTGCTCGACGACGCCACGGCGGGCGGCCCCCGCGCCCAGGCGGTGCGGGACCGCCCGGAGACCCTGGAGCGGCTCGGCCCGGACCTGGGGTCGCTGTCCTTGGTCCACCCCCGGCCGGGCGGGGACTTACAGGGGGTCGCCGCCCGCCGGGTGATACGGGTTCAGGTGCGCGGGAGCGGCCGGGTGGGCGCGGTGATCGCCTCGGTCCTGGCCGGAGCGGGCATCGGCCGGGTCGAGGTGCTCGACGGGGGTCGGACCCAGCCCGCGGACGTGGCGCCGGGCGGTCTGGGCCCCGGCAGCGTGGGACGGCTGCGCGCCGAGGCCGCGCGGACGGCGGTCCGCGACGCGGCGCCCGGACGCGGACCGCGTGCCGGGGAGAGCGAGGGGCCCGAGCCGGGGCTGGCCCTGGTGGTGGTCGCGCCCCGGGACGGGCTGCAGTCCTGGGCCCCCGATCCGCAGACGGCGTCCGACTGGATCACCACCGGCACCCCTCACCTCTACGCGGGGGTGCTGGAGGGCACCGGGCTGGTGGGCCCGCTGGTCCTCCCCGGAGCCACGGCGTGCGCGGGCTGCATGGAGCGCGAGCGGATCGACCGGGATCCGGCCTGGCCGCGCATGCTGGTCCAGTGGCGCTCCGCCCACCGCCGCCGCACCGCCGCCGCCTGCGACCTCGGCCTCTCGACCGCCGTGGCCGGCCTGGCCGCGGCCCACGCCCTGTCCTTCCTCGACGGCGAACTCCCCGCCTCCACGGCCACCCGCTGGGAGGCCTCCCTCCCGGCCCTCCACTGGGAGTCCACCCCGGTACATCCGCATCCGGACTGCCCGTGCGAGGCGTCGCGGGTCCCGGTGGCTCAGGGGGTGGGGGCGTGA
- a CDS encoding WhiB family transcriptional regulator, which produces MQLEAHAPSVPKTQTLSPPAVVPEDSTLTPLTALTALDDAIENLGVPVACRTYDPEVFFAESPADVEYAKSLCGTCPLVEACLAGALERREPWGVWGGELFVQGVVVARKRPRGRPRKNPVVAA; this is translated from the coding sequence GTGCAACTCGAAGCGCACGCCCCGTCCGTACCGAAGACCCAGACCCTCTCCCCGCCCGCAGTAGTCCCGGAGGACTCCACCTTGACTCCCCTCACCGCGCTGACCGCGCTCGACGACGCCATCGAGAACCTCGGCGTGCCCGTCGCCTGTCGCACCTACGACCCCGAGGTCTTCTTCGCCGAGTCCCCGGCCGACGTCGAGTACGCGAAGTCCCTCTGCGGCACCTGCCCGCTGGTCGAGGCCTGCCTCGCCGGTGCGCTGGAGCGCCGCGAGCCCTGGGGTGTCTGGGGAGGCGAGCTCTTCGTCCAGGGTGTCGTCGTCGCCCGGAAGCGTCCCCGTGGCCGTCCGCGCAAGAACCCGGTTGTTGCGGCATGA
- a CDS encoding ABC1 kinase family protein, whose amino-acid sequence MSDLPRKAVTRTVKLAALPLGIAGRATWGLGKRIGGKSAEIVARELQQRTAEQLFRVLGELKGGAMKFGQALSVFESALPEEVAGPYRAALTKLQEAAPPLPAATVHQVLAERLGADWRKLFEEFEDKPAAAASIGQVHRAVWHDGRQVAVKVQYPGAGEALLSDLKQLSRFAGLLGPLIPGMDIKPLIKELRDRVSEELDYELEAEAQRTHADAFDGDEHVVVPDVVHQGDQVLVTDWIEGTPLSEVIADGTPEERDRAGQLLARFLFSGPARTGLLHADPHPGNFRLIAGADGRTRLGVLDFGTVDRLPGGWPKPIGRSLRMALDGDAEGVYGHLRGEGFVRDSIELEADAVLDYLRPMLEPAEAEEFTFTRTWLRGQAARIADPRSPAHQLGRQINLPPSYLLIHRVTLSTIGVLCQLGATVRLREELDSWLPGFLPEEG is encoded by the coding sequence ATGTCTGATCTTCCCCGGAAGGCGGTCACCCGTACCGTCAAGCTGGCCGCGCTGCCGCTCGGCATAGCGGGCCGGGCCACCTGGGGGCTCGGCAAGCGGATCGGCGGCAAGTCGGCGGAGATAGTGGCGCGCGAGCTCCAGCAGCGCACCGCCGAGCAGCTGTTCCGCGTACTGGGAGAGCTGAAGGGCGGCGCCATGAAATTCGGCCAGGCGCTCTCGGTCTTCGAGTCCGCGCTGCCCGAGGAGGTCGCCGGGCCCTACCGGGCCGCGCTGACGAAGCTCCAGGAGGCGGCCCCGCCGCTGCCCGCGGCCACCGTGCACCAGGTGCTGGCGGAGCGGCTCGGCGCGGACTGGCGGAAGCTGTTCGAGGAGTTCGAGGACAAGCCCGCGGCGGCGGCCTCGATCGGGCAGGTGCACCGGGCGGTGTGGCACGACGGCCGCCAGGTGGCTGTCAAGGTCCAGTACCCGGGGGCCGGCGAGGCCCTGCTGTCGGACCTGAAGCAGCTGAGCCGGTTCGCGGGGCTGCTCGGGCCGCTGATCCCGGGCATGGACATCAAGCCCTTGATCAAGGAGCTGCGCGACCGGGTTTCGGAGGAGCTGGACTACGAGCTGGAGGCCGAGGCCCAGCGGACGCACGCGGACGCCTTCGACGGCGACGAGCACGTGGTCGTGCCGGACGTGGTGCACCAGGGCGACCAGGTTCTGGTGACCGACTGGATCGAGGGGACTCCGCTGTCGGAGGTGATAGCCGACGGCACCCCGGAGGAGCGCGACCGCGCCGGACAGCTGCTGGCCCGGTTCCTCTTCTCCGGCCCCGCGCGCACCGGGCTGCTGCACGCCGATCCGCACCCGGGGAACTTCCGGCTGATCGCCGGGGCGGACGGCCGGACGCGGCTGGGCGTACTGGACTTCGGGACGGTCGACCGGTTGCCGGGCGGCTGGCCCAAGCCCATCGGCCGCTCGCTGCGGATGGCGCTGGACGGTGACGCCGAGGGGGTCTACGGGCACCTGCGCGGGGAGGGGTTCGTGCGCGACTCCATCGAGCTGGAGGCCGACGCGGTGCTCGACTACCTGAGGCCGATGCTCGAACCGGCCGAGGCCGAGGAGTTCACCTTCACCCGGACCTGGCTGCGCGGCCAGGCCGCGCGGATCGCCGATCCCCGCTCCCCCGCGCACCAGTTGGGCCGGCAGATCAATCTGCCGCCCTCCTACCTGCTGATCCACCGGGTGACGCTGAGCACCATCGGGGTGCTGTGTCAGCTCGGTGCCACGGTCAGGCTCCGCGAGGAACTGGACTCCTGGCTGCCGGGGTTCCTGCCCGAAGAGGGCTGA
- a CDS encoding helix-turn-helix domain-containing protein — translation MHVELIPHAQRQPVERLRPLRVKDVAVALGVDVSTVYLAVRTGLLGSYRVGAGRGTIRIPRSALKAYADERGIPTSELAVAL, via the coding sequence ATGCACGTTGAGCTTATCCCGCATGCCCAGAGGCAGCCCGTAGAGCGCCTCCGGCCGCTCAGGGTCAAGGACGTGGCCGTCGCACTCGGTGTCGACGTCTCCACGGTCTACCTCGCCGTCCGGACGGGCCTGCTCGGCTCGTACCGCGTCGGCGCCGGCCGCGGCACCATTCGCATCCCCCGCTCCGCTCTCAAGGCCTACGCCGACGAGCGCGGCATCCCGACGAGCGAGCTGGCGGTGGCGCTGTGA
- a CDS encoding tetratricopeptide repeat protein: MAGRGPSRQELIRRRRSVGFIGRQGEVSAFREALRQPPEEAAQFLFHVRGPGGVGKSTLVRHLDSIAREAGAVTAYVDESVADVIETMEAVSAQFAQRGLAMKAFDKLLATYRQRRHEADAGLLTATTGPDAAITTAPPPSPSSVIASQLGLVGLGMIPGAGALTGAVDPNQVAIAADRVKALLSTRLRNHGDVELVLSPLDALTPVFLEELAEVARKHPWIVLFFDTYERTGPMLDTWLRDVLGSERYGEFPANVLVTLAGQSKLAARTWQDWHDLVTDWPLEVFTEPEARLLLTGKGITDERVVEVILRLSGRLPVLVSTLAETQPGSLEELEEIGDPSGTAVERFLKWVPDPAGRAAALACAFPQELDEDVYRAAVEEEAAELFGWLRSMPFVTDRSGHCRYHEVVRGAMLRLQRRQSPIRWEQLHTRLADAFRLRRERLEEAPAPSEGWWSDETWRGHRLQEAYHRLCADPRTALPPLLRDLVDAYDHGITTLHRWTATLTAAARDTDSPALTRWSEDLRAALDQPAPGTAALTLLLTRAGLDHEGRATTLILRGRDHRVAEDYVQAVADYTQALALDPGAVRAHLGRALTHLLTSSDDEAIADYTRVIEVDPGHASSLIDRGMLYRWADRYEESLADLNRAVETVPDDQWALAERGATYHAMARYEEALADFARALAAQPAHETLTLVRRADTFEAMGRHEEALDDFRSAIELSPDYGWAYFGRAHTLRDLGRYEEALADFTRAVELSPDDASTVAGRADTCRAVGRYEEALVDYTRAIELDPGYGWAFTGRADTALSLRRYDEALADCGHAIAHDPNAPWAFYLRATAWIGLGRFDRACTDFDQVHALTPDDSWVFRRRGDCRIMLGTYEQALTDYSRAVELRPGDASTLTARGATHRLLGHYDAASADLARASELDPDDGWTHYESAVVMTALQHPDRDHHLTRAVELLNSPAAGERSASEVGDLLLVHCLWLRWEQAERYLAEFLDAAPPPGQVREFAVALRSLVPVVPSAEPRIEVFCQLLEEQLAEPPQQPPHAPTP, encoded by the coding sequence ATGGCGGGGCGGGGGCCTTCGAGGCAGGAACTGATCCGGCGACGCCGTTCCGTCGGCTTCATCGGCAGACAGGGCGAGGTCAGCGCCTTCCGGGAGGCCCTCAGACAGCCCCCGGAGGAAGCGGCGCAGTTCCTCTTCCATGTCCGTGGCCCGGGGGGCGTCGGCAAATCGACCCTCGTACGGCACCTGGATTCCATCGCCCGCGAGGCCGGGGCGGTCACCGCGTACGTGGACGAGTCGGTCGCGGACGTCATCGAGACGATGGAGGCCGTCAGCGCCCAGTTCGCCCAGCGCGGCCTGGCCATGAAGGCCTTCGACAAGCTGCTGGCCACCTACCGCCAGCGCCGGCACGAGGCCGACGCCGGACTCCTCACGGCCACCACCGGGCCCGACGCGGCGATCACGACCGCCCCGCCTCCGTCCCCTTCCAGCGTGATCGCCTCGCAACTCGGCCTCGTCGGGCTCGGCATGATCCCGGGAGCCGGCGCGCTCACGGGCGCCGTCGACCCGAACCAGGTGGCCATCGCCGCGGACCGGGTCAAGGCCCTCCTCAGCACCCGCCTGCGCAACCACGGAGATGTCGAACTGGTCCTCTCCCCGCTGGACGCGCTGACCCCGGTGTTCCTCGAGGAGCTCGCGGAGGTGGCACGCAAACACCCCTGGATCGTGCTGTTCTTCGACACCTACGAGCGCACCGGGCCCATGCTGGACACCTGGCTCCGCGATGTCCTGGGCAGCGAGCGCTACGGGGAGTTCCCCGCGAACGTGCTGGTCACCCTGGCCGGACAGTCGAAGCTGGCCGCCCGCACCTGGCAGGACTGGCACGACCTGGTCACCGACTGGCCGCTGGAGGTCTTCACCGAGCCCGAGGCGCGCCTCCTCCTCACCGGAAAGGGAATCACCGACGAGCGGGTCGTCGAAGTGATCCTGCGCCTGTCGGGCCGCCTCCCCGTCCTGGTCTCCACCCTGGCCGAGACGCAGCCGGGCAGCCTGGAGGAGCTGGAGGAGATCGGGGACCCCAGCGGCACCGCCGTCGAGCGGTTCCTCAAGTGGGTCCCCGACCCCGCCGGCAGGGCCGCGGCCCTGGCCTGCGCGTTCCCGCAGGAGCTGGACGAGGACGTCTACCGGGCGGCCGTCGAGGAGGAGGCGGCCGAACTCTTCGGCTGGCTCCGGTCGATGCCCTTCGTCACCGACCGGTCCGGCCACTGCCGCTACCACGAGGTGGTCCGCGGCGCGATGCTGCGCCTGCAGCGCAGGCAGTCCCCGATCCGGTGGGAGCAGCTCCACACCCGGCTGGCCGACGCCTTCCGGCTGCGCCGCGAGCGGTTGGAGGAGGCGCCGGCCCCGTCCGAGGGGTGGTGGTCGGACGAAACCTGGCGCGGCCACCGCCTCCAGGAGGCCTACCACCGCCTCTGCGCCGACCCCCGCACGGCTCTCCCGCCCCTCCTCCGCGACCTGGTCGACGCCTACGACCACGGCATCACCACCCTCCACCGCTGGACCGCGACCCTGACCGCGGCGGCCCGCGACACCGACTCCCCGGCTCTGACCCGCTGGTCCGAAGACCTCCGCGCGGCCCTCGACCAGCCCGCCCCGGGCACCGCGGCGCTGACCCTGCTCCTGACCCGGGCCGGACTCGACCACGAGGGGCGTGCCACCACCCTGATCCTGCGAGGCCGGGACCACCGCGTCGCCGAGGACTACGTGCAGGCCGTGGCCGACTACACCCAGGCCCTTGCTCTGGACCCCGGGGCGGTGCGTGCCCACCTCGGCCGGGCACTGACCCATCTGCTCACATCGAGCGACGACGAGGCGATCGCGGACTACACCCGGGTCATAGAAGTCGATCCCGGCCACGCTTCCAGCCTGATCGACCGCGGGATGCTGTACCGCTGGGCTGACAGGTACGAGGAATCCCTGGCCGACTTGAACCGCGCGGTGGAGACCGTCCCGGACGATCAGTGGGCGCTCGCCGAGCGCGGCGCCACGTATCACGCGATGGCCCGATACGAGGAAGCCCTGGCCGACTTCGCACGTGCCCTCGCGGCCCAACCTGCGCACGAGACCCTGACCTTGGTCCGCCGGGCCGACACCTTCGAGGCGATGGGGCGTCATGAGGAGGCGCTCGATGATTTCAGGAGTGCCATCGAGCTCTCCCCGGACTACGGCTGGGCCTATTTCGGCCGCGCTCACACCCTCCGCGATCTGGGACGGTACGAAGAGGCCTTGGCCGACTTCACGAGGGCCGTCGAATTGAGTCCTGACGACGCATCGACGGTAGCCGGGAGGGCCGACACCTGCCGGGCGGTTGGGCGGTACGAGGAAGCACTGGTCGACTACACCCGGGCCATCGAACTCGACCCGGGCTACGGGTGGGCCTTCACCGGTCGTGCCGACACCGCCTTGTCGTTGAGACGGTACGACGAGGCCCTGGCCGACTGCGGGCACGCCATCGCGCACGATCCGAACGCTCCGTGGGCCTTCTACCTGCGCGCGACGGCGTGGATCGGGCTCGGCCGCTTCGACCGGGCGTGCACCGACTTCGACCAGGTTCACGCGCTCACCCCCGACGACAGCTGGGTCTTCAGGCGGAGGGGCGATTGCCGCATCATGCTGGGCACGTACGAGCAAGCCCTGACCGACTACAGTCGTGCGGTCGAGCTCCGACCCGGTGACGCCTCCACGCTCACCGCACGCGGTGCGACTCACCGCCTGCTCGGCCACTACGACGCGGCGTCCGCAGACCTCGCTCGCGCCAGCGAGCTCGACCCCGACGACGGGTGGACGCACTACGAGTCGGCTGTCGTCATGACCGCGCTTCAGCACCCGGACCGCGATCACCACCTGACGCGTGCGGTGGAACTGCTGAACTCTCCTGCTGCCGGCGAACGTTCTGCCTCCGAGGTGGGCGACCTCCTGCTCGTCCACTGCCTGTGGCTGCGCTGGGAGCAGGCCGAGCGGTACCTCGCGGAGTTTCTGGACGCCGCTCCGCCACCTGGACAGGTACGCGAGTTCGCCGTCGCTCTCCGCAGCCTCGTCCCCGTGGTCCCGTCGGCCGAGCCCCGGATCGAAGTGTTCTGCCAACTTCTTGAGGAGCAGCTCGCCGAGCCTCCCCAGCAGCCCCCTCACGCCCCCACCCCCTGA
- a CDS encoding DUF6907 domain-containing protein: MSAPRTVTVETLDHGPVALEEPSWCVIAHPAGNHRSGIRHDGVEHAASVDVAGRGRVEFLKANLSQFPFAEHGSRDVTVVVEIDGEHAEFSPAGIGDLAAAITAHALYGLLPLRDRLQALRESE, from the coding sequence GTGAGCGCCCCGCGCACGGTGACCGTGGAGACCCTCGACCACGGGCCGGTCGCCCTCGAGGAGCCCTCGTGGTGCGTCATCGCGCACCCGGCCGGCAACCACAGGTCCGGCATCCGCCACGACGGAGTCGAGCACGCTGCCTCGGTGGACGTCGCTGGCCGCGGGCGGGTCGAGTTCCTGAAGGCGAACCTGTCGCAGTTCCCGTTTGCCGAGCACGGCAGCAGGGACGTAACGGTCGTCGTGGAGATCGACGGGGAGCACGCCGAGTTCAGCCCGGCCGGCATCGGCGACCTGGCCGCCGCGATCACCGCGCACGCCCTGTACGGCCTGCTCCCCCTCCGGGACCGCCTGCAGGCCTTGCGGGAATCCGAGTGA